Proteins encoded together in one Macadamia integrifolia cultivar HAES 741 chromosome 8, SCU_Mint_v3, whole genome shotgun sequence window:
- the LOC122087719 gene encoding uncharacterized protein LOC122087719 (The sequence of the model RefSeq protein was modified relative to this genomic sequence to represent the inferred CDS: added 35 bases not found in genome assembly), translating into MEPHSPPSSTYLGFSVLPISILSILVGGILVFLLFSDYFRRKRSEVQTIAKTEASTIKKPQKAPQQISKKSQAKSHSHASEKDKIKRHHSLDINTLKGHGDAVTALCFSSDGRNLATVCADGLLRVFKL; encoded by the exons ATGGAGCCTCATTCACCACCATCTTCGACATATCTAGGGTTTTCAGTCCttccgatatcgatactttcGATTCTCGTCGGAGGTATACTCGTTTTTCTTCTATTCAGTGATTACTTTCGCAGGAAAAGATCTGAAGTTCAAACTATTGCGAAAACTGAAGCGAGTACAATTAAGAAACCTCAGAAGGCTCCGCAGCAAATCTCGAAGAAATCACAAGCGAAATCTCACTCCCACGCCTCTGAAAAG GATAAAATAAAACGACATCATTCTTTGGATATAAATACTTTGAAAGGTCACGGGGATGCAGTCACGGCTCTCTGTTTCTCATCCGACGGTCGGAATCTGGCAACAG